Proteins co-encoded in one Synechococcus elongatus PCC 6301 genomic window:
- a CDS encoding class I SAM-dependent methyltransferase: MADPITKFAYQTFQQSKSLLGLTHKNLSTQLMRLLAPTNGEREGISPALMSQLQASMQVLLDEDYADAEAGVYPLSQLFDTPWQDIVQQYPRLWLDMPSTWQRAREKRYQDFDETVETDRYPSYYVQNFHHQTGGYLTEESAELYDLQVEILFNGTADPMRRRILRPLKQGLQALARPEKDLRVLDVACGTGRTLRHLRSALPSANLYGTDLSPAYLRKANQLLSERPGELPQLLQANAEELPYQDGFFQGVTSVFLFHELPPQARQNVINECFRVLEAGGTVVLNDSIQAIDSPEFRPLMDGFYQMFHEPYYRHYMEDDLCDRLGQAGFVDIQTSNHFMSKIWVARKPIA, translated from the coding sequence ATGGCGGATCCCATCACTAAGTTTGCCTACCAGACCTTTCAGCAGAGCAAAAGCCTGCTGGGGCTGACTCACAAGAACCTCAGCACGCAACTGATGCGGTTGCTCGCACCCACGAATGGTGAGCGAGAAGGTATCTCGCCAGCTCTGATGAGCCAACTGCAGGCGTCGATGCAAGTGTTGCTCGACGAAGACTATGCAGATGCTGAGGCCGGCGTCTATCCGCTGTCGCAGCTGTTCGATACGCCGTGGCAGGACATCGTGCAGCAATATCCCCGCCTCTGGCTGGATATGCCATCAACTTGGCAGCGCGCCCGCGAGAAGCGCTATCAAGACTTTGATGAAACCGTCGAAACCGATCGCTATCCCAGCTACTACGTCCAAAACTTTCATCACCAGACGGGCGGCTACCTGACCGAGGAATCGGCAGAGCTCTACGATCTGCAGGTCGAGATTCTCTTTAACGGCACCGCCGATCCGATGCGGCGGCGAATTCTGCGCCCCCTCAAGCAGGGACTGCAAGCCTTGGCTCGCCCTGAAAAAGATCTACGTGTGCTGGATGTGGCTTGCGGCACGGGTCGGACCCTGCGCCATTTGCGATCGGCACTGCCCAGCGCCAACCTCTACGGCACCGACCTATCGCCCGCCTATCTCCGTAAAGCCAACCAACTCCTCTCAGAACGGCCGGGAGAACTACCGCAACTGCTGCAGGCTAACGCGGAAGAACTGCCCTATCAAGATGGCTTCTTCCAAGGCGTGACTTCTGTTTTCCTCTTCCATGAATTGCCGCCGCAAGCTCGGCAAAACGTGATCAATGAATGCTTCCGCGTGCTTGAAGCGGGCGGCACCGTTGTCCTCAATGATTCGATTCAGGCGATCGACTCACCGGAATTCCGCCCTCTGATGGATGGCTTCTATCAGATGTTCCACGAGCCCTACTACCGTCATTACATGGAAGATGATCTCTGCGATCGCCTTGGCCAAGCGGGGTTTGTCGATATCCAAACCAGCAACCACTTTATGAGCAAAATCTGGGTGGCCCGCAAGCCGATCGCCTAA